From Pontibacter actiniarum, a single genomic window includes:
- a CDS encoding nucleotidyltransferase family protein: MPADTVGLIPAAGLGSRLAPIPCSKELLPVGFEAHPEHGEPHPKVVSQYLLEHMQRAGAEQVYFILRKGKWDIPNYYGDGSQLGLQLAYLLMQRPFGCPFSLDQAYTFVRRQRVVFGFPDILIAPEDAFARLLQRQEETQADVVLGCFGVRYPHKWDMVDLKTGGEVNAILHKPATSDLTYGWAIACWGPRFTEFMHQYLERWEAEVYTSGAELSLGEVVQAAIQNGLLVQSVCFENGSCLDVGTPEDLQKAIKNLS, from the coding sequence ATGCCAGCAGACACAGTAGGATTGATTCCGGCCGCCGGGCTGGGGTCGCGGCTTGCACCCATCCCATGCAGCAAAGAGCTTTTGCCGGTGGGGTTTGAGGCGCACCCGGAGCATGGGGAACCGCACCCGAAGGTCGTATCGCAGTACCTCTTGGAGCACATGCAGCGCGCCGGGGCAGAGCAGGTGTACTTTATCCTGCGCAAGGGCAAGTGGGACATTCCCAACTACTACGGCGACGGCAGCCAGTTAGGCCTGCAACTGGCTTACCTCCTCATGCAGCGCCCCTTTGGCTGCCCCTTTTCGCTGGACCAGGCGTATACTTTTGTGCGGCGGCAGCGGGTTGTGTTCGGTTTCCCGGACATTCTGATAGCACCGGAAGACGCTTTTGCCCGGCTGTTGCAGCGGCAGGAGGAAACGCAGGCCGATGTGGTGCTGGGGTGTTTCGGGGTACGCTACCCGCACAAGTGGGACATGGTGGACCTGAAAACTGGCGGAGAAGTAAACGCCATACTTCATAAACCCGCCACCTCTGATCTGACCTACGGCTGGGCCATCGCCTGCTGGGGGCCGCGCTTTACCGAATTTATGCACCAGTACCTGGAGCGCTGGGAGGCAGAGGTTTATACTTCGGGCGCTGAGCTAAGCCTGGGGGAGGTGGTGCAGGCGGCCATACAGAACGGTCTTTTAGTGCAAAGCGTATGTTTTGAGAATGGCAGCTGCCTGGATGTAGGCACGCCTGAAGACCTGCAAAAAGCAATCAAAAACTTATCCTGA
- a CDS encoding glycosyltransferase family 4 protein — translation MRILLVHNHYKQTGGEDTVFFSEAALLEEHGHTVEKLTFSNNNVNSAFDKLQAALGVVYNYKSAQAVEQQLLAFKPDVVHVHNFFPLVSPAVFYVCQKHNIPVVMTLHNYRLICPSAYLHYNGKVHLENAHKLFPYAAIMEKAYRNSRFQTASVVLTTGLHKLLGTWRNKVDLFITLTPGGAKLFQDSSLRPHPAQLAVKPNFTEDLGLGAEKRNGYFLYVGRLSPEKGIGTLLQAHAQHPFKLRVIGDGPLREAVEAHAATHPGLEYIGYQKRDRVIQELKAAEGLIFPSEWPEMFGMSIIEAFSAGTPVIAAKIGGGEYLVEHGRNGLHFAPGNAEDLVAKVGELERSSAYASSLGKNARQDYLENYTPEVNYQKLLHIYQKAIGLKAKPAPTATIAAEAGL, via the coding sequence ATGCGCATACTTCTCGTTCACAACCATTACAAGCAAACTGGCGGCGAAGACACGGTTTTCTTCTCAGAGGCTGCCCTGCTGGAGGAGCACGGGCACACGGTGGAGAAGCTTACCTTTTCGAACAACAACGTAAACAGCGCCTTCGACAAGCTGCAGGCGGCTCTGGGGGTCGTGTACAACTATAAAAGCGCACAGGCTGTGGAGCAGCAACTGCTGGCTTTCAAACCGGATGTGGTGCACGTGCACAATTTCTTTCCGCTTGTATCCCCGGCCGTTTTCTATGTTTGCCAGAAGCATAACATCCCGGTTGTGATGACACTGCACAACTACAGGCTTATCTGCCCAAGCGCCTACCTGCACTATAACGGGAAAGTACACCTGGAGAATGCGCACAAGCTGTTCCCTTATGCCGCTATCATGGAAAAGGCCTACCGCAACTCGCGCTTTCAAACGGCGTCGGTGGTCCTGACGACCGGCCTCCATAAATTGCTGGGCACCTGGCGCAACAAAGTGGACCTGTTTATTACCCTTACCCCCGGAGGTGCAAAGCTGTTCCAGGATTCAAGCCTTCGGCCGCACCCAGCCCAACTTGCCGTGAAGCCAAACTTTACCGAAGACCTGGGCCTAGGGGCAGAGAAGCGCAACGGCTACTTCCTGTACGTGGGCAGGCTGTCTCCGGAGAAAGGTATAGGCACTTTGCTTCAGGCACATGCACAGCATCCTTTTAAATTGAGGGTGATAGGCGATGGCCCGCTGCGGGAAGCCGTGGAGGCACATGCCGCAACACACCCGGGCCTCGAGTACATCGGGTACCAGAAGCGGGACAGGGTGATACAGGAGCTAAAGGCTGCTGAGGGCCTGATCTTCCCGTCGGAGTGGCCGGAAATGTTCGGCATGTCCATTATAGAGGCCTTTTCGGCAGGCACGCCGGTGATTGCGGCAAAGATAGGAGGGGGAGAGTATCTGGTGGAGCATGGGCGAAACGGGCTGCACTTTGCGCCTGGCAACGCTGAAGACCTGGTGGCTAAGGTAGGGGAGCTGGAGCGAAGCAGTGCTTATGCCAGCAGCCTGGGCAAAAATGCGCGTCAGGATTACCTGGAGAACTATACTCCGGAGGTAAACTACCAGAAGCTGCTGCACATCTACCAAAAAGCCATCGGGCTAAAAGCAAAGCCTGCCCCCACAGCCACTATTGCTGCAGAGGCAGGCCTCTAG
- a CDS encoding glycosyltransferase family 61 protein: MKAYYNKGTKRLKKLLGRIVPHNTHYRPGDVCRINLEQLTANNAREVRVHPIYPSLTTELNISDHLYEACSEYWKPKKKVQTDYTVVEVPNGRIYTDNESSVAVVSQYNRLVENVSLSLTNGKVSEPNLNNIFEQRYFTPPAIYKGTVFSLLTGGAGLNNIGHWFLDVLPRLHLLRKSGLYDKVDWFYVPSLRYSYQTETLELLGIPQDKIISGDKQSHIAADCIIASTAPRGNHTLVPKWLCDFIQESFLPYAEEESDLITPESPYLYISRSDSKIRNVLNEKELLDTLEPYGFKTVVSSQLSIKEKIKLFSKAKVVLGATGAGLISMFFCKPGTKMIEIFNEGFVIEPFYDIATKIDLDYEYIICKGNKRVRDAGQGQREHLLVETDRVVAILDEMKKSKTARRAEVA; encoded by the coding sequence ATGAAGGCTTACTATAACAAGGGGACTAAAAGGTTGAAGAAATTGTTAGGACGAATTGTACCTCACAACACACACTACAGACCTGGCGACGTTTGCCGTATTAACCTGGAACAGCTGACTGCCAATAACGCGCGCGAAGTCAGGGTCCATCCCATTTATCCGTCCCTCACCACAGAACTAAACATTTCGGACCACTTGTACGAGGCTTGCTCCGAGTACTGGAAACCAAAGAAAAAAGTACAGACCGATTACACGGTGGTAGAGGTACCCAACGGCCGCATCTACACCGATAACGAAAGCAGCGTGGCGGTGGTATCGCAGTACAACCGGCTTGTTGAGAACGTGTCGCTGAGCCTGACGAACGGCAAGGTATCGGAGCCAAACCTGAACAACATATTTGAGCAGCGCTACTTTACCCCTCCGGCAATATACAAGGGCACGGTGTTCTCGCTGCTAACAGGTGGCGCGGGCCTGAACAACATCGGGCACTGGTTTTTAGACGTGCTCCCGCGCCTGCACCTGCTCCGCAAGAGCGGCCTGTACGATAAAGTAGACTGGTTTTATGTGCCGAGCCTGCGTTACAGCTACCAGACAGAGACGCTGGAGCTGCTGGGTATCCCGCAGGACAAGATTATCTCCGGTGATAAGCAGTCGCACATTGCCGCCGATTGTATTATTGCCTCTACGGCGCCGCGCGGCAACCACACGCTAGTGCCGAAGTGGCTCTGTGACTTTATTCAGGAGTCGTTCCTGCCGTACGCCGAGGAAGAGTCGGATCTGATTACGCCGGAAAGCCCGTACCTGTACATTAGCCGCTCCGACTCTAAAATACGCAACGTACTGAATGAGAAAGAACTGCTCGATACGCTGGAGCCTTATGGGTTTAAAACCGTTGTATCGAGCCAGCTAAGTATAAAAGAGAAGATAAAGCTGTTCTCCAAGGCAAAAGTAGTGCTTGGCGCGACCGGTGCCGGCCTCATCAGCATGTTCTTCTGCAAGCCGGGCACTAAGATGATCGAGATTTTTAACGAAGGCTTTGTGATTGAGCCCTTCTACGACATCGCCACTAAAATTGACCTGGACTATGAATACATCATCTGCAAAGGCAACAAGCGCGTGCGAGACGCAGGCCAGGGGCAGCGGGAGCACCTGCTGGTAGAAACCGACCGGGTGGTGGCTATCCTGGATGAGATGAAAAAGAGTAAGACGGCAAGGCGGGCAGAAGTAGCTTAG